The Candidatus Kryptonium sp. genome contains a region encoding:
- a CDS encoding rRNA pseudouridine synthase, producing the protein MEKNKNKYTKKDDELIRLNKYLAMCGVASRRKADELIQQGRVAVNGQVITQLGVKINPQKDKVTVDGKPVKYEEKLVYIVLNKPKDCITTVKDEKGRRTVIDLVKVKYRIFPVGRLDRNTTGVLLLTNDGELAYRLMHPKYKVEKAYKVEIDKPIKPEDIEKLKRGIMLDGRKTEACDVYILPNSQRKEIGITIHEGRYRQIRRMFERLGYKVKKLHRVSFGGITVSGMKRGEWRYLTEKEIKKLKRLVGLE; encoded by the coding sequence ATGGAGAAAAATAAGAATAAATACACAAAAAAAGACGACGAACTTATACGGCTCAATAAATACTTAGCTATGTGCGGAGTCGCGTCAAGAAGAAAAGCAGATGAGCTGATTCAACAAGGCAGAGTCGCTGTAAATGGTCAAGTCATAACACAACTCGGTGTAAAAATAAACCCGCAAAAAGATAAAGTCACAGTTGATGGGAAACCCGTTAAATATGAAGAAAAACTCGTTTACATCGTCTTGAACAAACCTAAGGATTGCATAACAACTGTAAAAGATGAAAAAGGCAGAAGAACTGTAATTGATCTCGTAAAAGTTAAATACCGAATTTTTCCTGTCGGTCGCCTTGATAGAAACACAACTGGAGTTTTACTTCTAACAAATGACGGCGAGCTTGCCTATCGCCTTATGCATCCAAAATATAAAGTTGAAAAAGCATACAAAGTTGAAATTGATAAACCGATAAAACCTGAAGATATTGAAAAACTAAAACGCGGAATAATGCTTGATGGTAGAAAGACCGAAGCTTGCGATGTCTATATACTCCCAAACAGCCAAAGGAAAGAAATTGGCATAACAATTCACGAAGGAAGATACAGACAAATAAGAAGAATGTTTGAACGCCTTGGTTACAAAGTAAAAAAATTGCATAGAGTAAGCTTCGGTGGCATAACCGTCAGCGGAATGAAAAGAGGCGAATGGAGATATTTAACAGAAAAAGAAATAAAAAAGCTAAAACGACTTGTTGGTCTTGAATGA
- a CDS encoding ATP-dependent helicase, producing MEKKRYILKREIFEEHSVKPSKIRYKDELNPAQYEAVMTLDGPVLVIAGAGTGKTRTITYRVARLVEIGVNPESILLLTFTRKAAQEMLSRASILLDARCDRVSGGTFHSFANLILRKYAQLLKYDNSFTILDQGDAEDVINLLRTQEGYDKAKKRFPRKQTLYEIYSKSINTETPIEDIVLNEFPHYYEQTDDIVKLFRIYNSYKAKHNLMDYDDLLLNLKRLLEEFDDVRKKLANQYRYIMIDEYQDTNRLQADIVRLLGREHRNVMAVGDDSQSIYAFRGANFRNIMDFPKDFPETKIIKLEENYRSTQPILNLANEIIDRAREKYTKVLYTRKPGGDLPVIVIAPSENHQSKFVVQKVLELREEGIPLNQIAVLFRASYLSFDLEIELAKANIPFVKFGGFKFIETAHIKDIVAHLRVILNPNDIISWHRILLLLDGVGPRTAQKIIDDITSGKLNIKTNPNFWLDFKGYPESVSRLFKLLYTIYPDDISVQQKTEIILRYYEPIMRDKYDDYEKRRKDLEIFENIASRYDSLEEFLTDLAIEPPNESVSEIVPPGTDDEFLILSTIHSAKGLEWNTVFIIHALDGIFPSSHSARNDDEMEEERRLMYVACTRAKEHLFICYPVGIYDSRSGLILTKPSRFIADIPDELVEYWVIDEE from the coding sequence ATGGAAAAGAAAAGATACATTCTGAAACGAGAAATTTTTGAAGAGCACAGCGTAAAACCGTCAAAGATAAGATACAAGGATGAGCTTAACCCAGCCCAATACGAGGCAGTAATGACACTTGACGGTCCGGTGCTTGTAATTGCTGGAGCTGGAACAGGAAAGACCAGAACAATAACCTACCGAGTTGCGCGACTCGTTGAAATCGGAGTGAACCCCGAGTCAATCCTTCTTTTAACATTCACGCGAAAAGCAGCACAAGAAATGTTAAGTCGCGCATCAATTTTACTTGACGCAAGATGCGATAGAGTATCAGGTGGAACTTTTCATTCATTTGCAAACCTCATTCTGAGAAAATATGCCCAACTTTTAAAGTACGATAACTCCTTCACAATACTTGATCAAGGCGATGCAGAGGATGTTATAAATCTTTTAAGAACACAAGAAGGTTATGATAAGGCAAAAAAACGATTCCCGCGCAAGCAAACCCTTTATGAAATTTACAGCAAAAGCATAAACACTGAAACACCAATTGAAGATATAGTCCTAAACGAATTCCCTCATTATTATGAACAGACCGACGATATAGTAAAATTGTTTCGCATATATAATTCATACAAAGCAAAGCACAACTTAATGGATTACGACGATCTTTTGTTGAACCTGAAACGATTGCTTGAAGAATTTGACGATGTCAGAAAAAAACTCGCAAATCAATATAGATACATAATGATTGATGAATATCAAGATACGAACCGACTTCAAGCTGACATTGTCCGCCTTCTTGGAAGAGAACATAGAAATGTGATGGCTGTTGGGGACGACTCTCAAAGTATCTACGCATTTAGGGGCGCAAACTTCAGAAACATAATGGATTTCCCGAAAGATTTTCCGGAGACGAAAATAATAAAGCTTGAAGAAAACTATAGAAGCACACAGCCAATTTTGAATCTTGCAAACGAGATAATTGACAGAGCAAGGGAAAAATATACAAAAGTTCTTTATACAAGGAAACCGGGCGGGGATCTGCCAGTTATCGTGATCGCACCAAGCGAAAATCATCAATCAAAATTTGTTGTCCAAAAAGTCCTTGAATTAAGAGAAGAAGGAATACCTTTAAACCAGATAGCTGTTCTTTTCAGAGCAAGCTATCTGTCTTTTGATCTTGAAATTGAACTTGCGAAAGCAAACATACCCTTTGTTAAATTCGGTGGATTTAAATTCATTGAAACCGCACACATAAAAGATATCGTCGCTCATCTCCGCGTTATCCTAAACCCAAACGACATCATTTCATGGCATAGAATCTTGCTACTGCTTGACGGAGTCGGACCAAGAACAGCACAAAAAATAATTGATGACATAACCTCCGGAAAACTAAACATTAAAACGAACCCGAACTTCTGGCTTGATTTTAAAGGTTATCCAGAAAGCGTCTCAAGATTATTTAAACTCCTTTACACAATATATCCTGACGACATTTCGGTCCAGCAAAAGACGGAAATAATTCTGCGATATTATGAACCAATTATGAGAGATAAATACGATGATTATGAAAAGCGAAGAAAGGATCTTGAAATTTTTGAAAACATAGCTTCAAGATATGACTCGCTTGAAGAATTTTTAACCGACTTGGCAATTGAGCCACCGAACGAAAGCGTTTCAGAAATTGTGCCTCCCGGGACAGACGATGAGTTTCTAATCCTCTCCACAATTCACTCAGCGAAAGGTTTGGAATGGAACACGGTTTTCATAATCCATGCTCTTGATGGCATTTTCCCATCCTCACATTCGGCAAGAAACGACGACGAAATGGAAGAAGAAAGAAGGTTAATGTATGTAGCCTGCACGAGAGCAAAAGAACATCTTTTCATCTGTTACCCCGTTGGAATTTATGACTCCAGAAGCGGTCTTATTCTAACGAAGCCGTCAAGATTTATCGCGGACATACCAGACGAACTCGTTGAATACTGGGTAATAGATGAAGAGTAA
- a CDS encoding segregation/condensation protein A, protein MKYKVKLPHFEGPLDLLLFFVKRDELNIYDIPIAKITKDFLEYIHIMQMLDLEIASEFIVMASTLMQIKAKMLLPKPESEEMEDEEDPRAELVKRLLEYKKYKELSNEFSKLEEEAGKIYYRQYFKHDARDYYDEEELYGFLKDVSLFDLLMAFKKSFENAKKEEFHEIEFQNYKVEDEMENILDKLKFNKQIPFSEIFREYREKIRIIVAFLAILELARLKKIRITQNEAFEEILIERAFDEQQSYANAI, encoded by the coding sequence ATGAAATACAAAGTAAAATTACCGCACTTTGAAGGTCCTCTTGATCTTCTTCTCTTCTTTGTCAAAAGAGATGAACTTAACATATACGACATCCCGATCGCAAAAATCACCAAGGACTTCCTTGAATATATCCATATCATGCAAATGCTTGACCTTGAGATAGCAAGCGAATTTATCGTAATGGCTTCAACACTGATGCAGATAAAAGCGAAAATGCTACTCCCAAAACCCGAATCGGAAGAAATGGAAGATGAAGAAGATCCAAGAGCTGAACTCGTAAAACGACTTCTTGAATATAAAAAGTATAAAGAACTCTCAAATGAGTTTTCAAAGCTGGAAGAAGAAGCGGGGAAAATTTATTATCGTCAATACTTCAAACATGACGCACGAGATTATTACGATGAAGAAGAACTATACGGTTTCTTAAAAGATGTCTCCCTTTTTGATCTTTTAATGGCATTTAAGAAATCCTTTGAAAACGCAAAGAAGGAAGAATTCCACGAAATTGAATTCCAAAACTATAAAGTTGAAGACGAAATGGAAAACATACTTGACAAATTGAAATTTAACAAACAAATTCCATTTAGCGAGATATTTAGAGAATATCGTGAGAAAATCCGAATCATTGTCGCTTTCCTTGCAATTCTTGAGCTTGCAAGATTAAAGAAAATCAGAATCACCCAAAATGAAGCTTTTGAAGAGATTTTAATAGAGCGAGCATTTGATGAACAACAAAGTTATGCGAACGCAATTTAA
- the scpB gene encoding SMC-Scp complex subunit ScpB — MENLKSIVEAIIFASDTPLSLKQIKDIINEPQRKIPSNSDSKISEDDIKKIIASLNQEYSERGSAFRIIEIAEGYQFATLPEFAKWVGRLFKEKSKKKLSQPALETLAIIAYKQPISKPEIEAIRGVNVDHIIKTLLEKRLITIVGRAETLGRPLLYGTTKEFLKYFGLKNLSELPKPSEIEEITKESENSIFENGVIQNDGEK, encoded by the coding sequence ATGGAAAACTTAAAATCAATAGTTGAAGCTATAATTTTCGCCTCCGATACGCCTCTAAGTTTGAAACAAATCAAAGATATAATAAACGAACCACAAAGAAAAATACCTTCAAATAGTGATTCAAAGATAAGCGAGGACGACATAAAAAAAATTATCGCATCATTAAATCAAGAATATTCCGAACGGGGTTCTGCATTTAGAATTATAGAAATTGCCGAGGGATATCAATTTGCTACTCTTCCAGAATTTGCGAAATGGGTTGGAAGGCTTTTCAAAGAAAAAAGCAAGAAAAAATTATCTCAACCAGCACTTGAAACACTCGCAATCATCGCTTATAAACAACCGATAAGCAAGCCAGAAATAGAAGCAATCAGAGGCGTAAATGTAGACCACATAATTAAAACGCTCCTTGAGAAAAGATTGATAACAATAGTTGGTAGAGCTGAAACTCTCGGGAGACCACTTCTATACGGGACAACGAAAGAGTTTCTTAAATACTTTGGTCTAAAAAATTTATCAGAACTACCGAAACCTTCCGAAATTGAAGAAATAACGAAAGAAAGTGAAAACTCAATCTTTGAAAATGGGGTGATCCAAAACGATGGAGAAAAATAA
- the trpS gene encoding tryptophan--tRNA ligase, giving the protein MSRKVVLSGMRPTGKLHLGHLVGVLENWVKLQKEHDCFFLIADYHALTTNVDTSEIYQNSIEMLIDWLASGVNPDLSPVFRQSQVKEHTELHLIFSMLITVSRLERNPTLKEQVRDLELDNITYGHLGYPVLQAADILLYKGELVPVGEDQLPHLEITRDIARRFNQLYAPVFPEPEPLLTEFSRLPGLDGKRMSKSLGNTILISDPPEEIKKKMKKAFTDPQKIYKGDPGRPEICLVFTYHKKFNQDEVAEIKSGCESGQLGCVDCKTRCAEKIIEFLKPIHEKRAQLESNINQVKEILFAGEERAREVARKTMQDVRNAMKLG; this is encoded by the coding sequence ATGAGCAGGAAAGTAGTTTTAAGCGGAATGAGACCAACCGGGAAATTGCACCTTGGACATTTAGTTGGAGTCCTTGAAAACTGGGTCAAGCTTCAAAAAGAGCACGATTGCTTTTTTTTAATAGCTGATTATCACGCATTGACAACAAATGTTGATACTTCGGAGATTTACCAAAATTCAATAGAAATGTTAATTGATTGGCTTGCTTCCGGAGTAAATCCCGACTTAAGTCCGGTTTTCAGACAATCGCAAGTTAAAGAACACACCGAGCTACACTTGATATTTTCAATGCTCATCACCGTCTCCAGACTTGAGAGAAATCCGACATTAAAAGAACAAGTTCGTGACCTTGAACTTGACAACATAACTTATGGACATCTTGGATATCCAGTTTTACAGGCAGCTGATATTCTTCTCTACAAAGGTGAACTTGTCCCAGTGGGAGAGGACCAGCTTCCACATCTTGAGATAACTCGTGATATAGCAAGGCGATTCAATCAACTTTATGCTCCTGTCTTCCCCGAGCCAGAGCCACTTCTGACGGAATTCTCACGCTTGCCAGGGCTTGATGGAAAAAGAATGAGCAAATCCCTCGGAAATACAATTTTGATCTCCGACCCACCTGAAGAAATCAAGAAGAAAATGAAAAAGGCATTTACAGATCCACAAAAAATATACAAAGGTGATCCCGGAAGACCCGAGATTTGTTTGGTTTTTACATACCATAAAAAATTTAATCAAGATGAGGTTGCGGAAATAAAAAGCGGATGCGAATCAGGTCAACTTGGATGTGTTGATTGTAAGACAAGATGCGCTGAAAAGATAATTGAATTTTTAAAACCAATTCATGAAAAAAGAGCTCAACTTGAATCAAATATAAATCAGGTTAAGGAAATTTTATTCGCTGGTGAGGAAAGAGCACGAGAAGTGGCACGCAAAACAATGCAAGATGTCCGCAACGCTATGAAACTTGGTTGA